In Chloracidobacterium sp., one genomic interval encodes:
- a CDS encoding inositol-3-phosphate synthase produces MTKSGVEVAPAEGRLGILLVGLGAVSTTLIAGVESVRRGISQPVGSLTQMGTIRLGKRTDERVPKIKDFVPLASLDDIVFGAWDIFAENAFDAAMNAGVLEKSLLEQLAEPLSSLKPMSAVFEQSYVKRLHGDNIKQGKTKMELAEQLIEDIAEFKRSKGCSRLVMVWAASTEIFLQASDVHGSLASFEKGLYDNDPQISPSMIYAYAAIKSGVPFANGAPNLTADIPALIELAEREKVPVCGKDFKTGQTLMKTIVAPGLKARMLGLDGWYSTNILGNRDGEVLDDPENFKTKEESKLSVLEHILQPQVYPELYKDFSHVVRINYYPPRGDNKEGWDNIDIVGWLGYKMQIKIDFLCRDSILAAPLALDLALFMDLAQRAGMKGVQEWLSFYFKAPQTAPGLYPEHDLFIQLQKLKNTLRHMMGEDLITHLGREYYDE; encoded by the coding sequence ATGACAAAAAGTGGCGTTGAAGTTGCGCCGGCAGAGGGAAGGCTCGGTATCCTGCTCGTCGGACTTGGTGCCGTAAGCACGACCTTGATCGCGGGTGTCGAATCTGTCCGCCGCGGCATTTCGCAGCCAGTCGGCAGCCTTACACAGATGGGTACGATCCGGCTCGGTAAGCGAACTGATGAACGTGTGCCGAAGATCAAGGATTTCGTGCCGCTTGCCTCGCTCGACGACATCGTCTTCGGCGCGTGGGACATCTTTGCCGAAAATGCCTTCGATGCGGCAATGAATGCCGGTGTTCTCGAAAAGAGCCTTCTCGAACAGCTCGCCGAACCGCTGTCGTCATTAAAACCGATGAGTGCGGTTTTTGAGCAGTCGTATGTTAAACGTCTTCACGGCGATAACATCAAGCAAGGTAAGACCAAAATGGAGCTTGCCGAGCAGCTCATCGAAGACATTGCGGAGTTCAAACGCTCGAAAGGCTGCAGCCGGCTCGTAATGGTGTGGGCCGCTTCGACCGAGATATTCCTTCAGGCGTCCGACGTGCACGGTTCGCTCGCATCTTTTGAAAAAGGCCTTTACGACAACGATCCGCAGATATCGCCGTCGATGATCTACGCCTACGCGGCAATTAAGAGCGGCGTGCCTTTTGCAAACGGTGCACCGAACCTAACCGCCGACATCCCGGCGTTGATCGAGCTGGCCGAACGTGAGAAGGTGCCCGTCTGCGGCAAGGACTTCAAGACCGGCCAGACCTTGATGAAAACCATCGTCGCGCCGGGCCTAAAGGCTCGAATGCTGGGCCTCGACGGATGGTACTCGACCAATATCCTCGGCAATCGGGACGGCGAAGTGCTCGACGACCCCGAGAATTTCAAAACCAAAGAGGAGTCGAAACTCTCGGTACTCGAACACATCCTTCAGCCGCAGGTCTATCCTGAGCTTTACAAGGATTTCTCTCACGTCGTGCGGATCAACTATTATCCGCCGCGCGGCGATAACAAAGAAGGCTGGGACAATATCGACATTGTTGGCTGGCTCGGCTACAAGATGCAGATAAAGATCGACTTCCTCTGTCGCGACTCGATACTCGCAGCACCGCTAGCTCTCGACCTTGCTCTCTTTATGGATCTTGCTCAGCGTGCCGGTATGAAGGGCGTCCAGGAATGGCTTTCGTTCTACTTTAAAGCCCCGCAGACCGCACCCGGGCTTTATCCCGAGCATGATCTGTTCATCCAGCTTCAAAAGCTTAAAAATACTCTGCGGCACATGATGGGCGAAGACCTGATCACGCACCTCGGCCGCGAGTACTATGATGAATAG
- a CDS encoding ATP-binding protein, translated as MQRRILIVDDHNGLAGSLGEAFGQMGHFVRTIHSRSEAAAVDDIESFDLLISNLDVANEQPTQSVCTSPSSCPACSTLIGDREQATIFKLCATNFRRAEFDEDEVCKLVATVLEHKLRSSGTCSTPNSVREYIEFELPSVIGLMHTVLEYLMRRVETRGLTNPERSNLFVALDEAFVNAVKHGNKYDPTKLVRLAASISSTEARFVVEDQGEGFNVKAIADPLDPENLFKTSGRGVLFIHNIMDEVTYNERGNRLTMVKRGDTVTLEKA; from the coding sequence ATGCAGCGACGTATCCTTATTGTTGACGACCATAACGGCCTTGCCGGATCGCTCGGTGAGGCGTTCGGGCAGATGGGGCATTTTGTCCGCACGATCCATTCGCGTTCGGAGGCTGCGGCTGTCGATGACATCGAGAGTTTCGACCTTCTGATCAGCAACCTTGACGTCGCCAACGAACAACCAACGCAGTCAGTTTGCACATCGCCGTCATCGTGTCCTGCTTGCTCCACACTGATCGGCGATCGCGAACAGGCGACGATATTTAAGCTTTGTGCCACGAACTTTCGACGTGCGGAGTTTGACGAAGACGAGGTCTGCAAACTCGTCGCGACCGTTCTGGAGCACAAACTGAGGTCGTCGGGCACTTGTTCAACACCTAATTCGGTCCGCGAATATATCGAATTCGAGCTGCCTTCCGTTATCGGGCTGATGCACACCGTGCTCGAATATCTGATGCGGCGAGTAGAAACGCGGGGGCTTACAAATCCCGAGCGTTCGAACCTTTTTGTTGCGCTCGACGAGGCGTTCGTGAACGCCGTAAAGCACGGCAATAAGTACGACCCGACCAAGCTCGTTCGTCTAGCAGCCTCGATCTCAAGCACCGAGGCACGGTTTGTGGTCGAGGATCAGGGCGAGGGTTTCAACGTAAAGGCCATCGCCGACCCGCTCGACCCCGAAAATCTTTTCAAAACTTCGGGACGCGGCGTTCTCTTTATCCACAACATCATGGACGAAGTTACCTACAATGAACGAGGCAATCGCCTCACGATGGTGAAACGCGGCGACACCGTAACGCTCGAGAAAGCATAG
- a CDS encoding metalloregulator ArsR/SmtB family transcription factor, which yields MATKTDEQELTDVFLALADHTRLQIVRLIGNSEVSVSRLCEALDESQPKISRHLAMLRSFGLVNTRRDGRSIHYSLVSPVNPAAKAILEIAANGTSAASDTDDAVTLKQHTYAETDISTPALNDIEIFLL from the coding sequence ATGGCCACAAAAACCGATGAGCAAGAACTGACCGACGTCTTTCTCGCACTTGCAGACCACACCCGCCTGCAGATCGTCAGGCTGATCGGCAATTCCGAGGTTTCGGTAAGCAGGTTGTGCGAAGCTTTGGACGAAAGCCAGCCCAAGATCTCACGACACTTGGCAATGCTGCGCTCATTTGGCCTTGTAAATACAAGGCGGGACGGCAGGTCGATACACTACAGTTTGGTATCGCCCGTAAACCCGGCCGCGAAGGCGATCCTCGAAATCGCAGCGAACGGAACCTCGGCCGCCTCCGACACGGACGATGCAGTTACTCTAAAACAACATACATACGCCGAGACAGATATATCAACTCCTGCATTGAACGATATCGAGATATTCCTGCTTTGA
- a CDS encoding DUF1957 domain-containing protein — MPAGYFSLILHAHLPFVRHPEYPEFLEEDWLYEAITEVYLPLVFIFRSLHEAGAMPRLAMNLSPPLCEMLADELLQTRYTQHLSNLLELAEKEELRTQTEDTEFNDAAKMYVENLRVSYDLWDNRYGRDLLNAFRELNDEGVIEIITCCATHGFLPLVSTQEARRAQIEVAAANYKKHFGRSPRGIWLAECAYEPGVEVLLKEAGIEYFIADTHAILYGEPRPRYGVHAPVVTPNGVAVFARDVETSQQVWSAESGYPGNDVYREFYRDIGWDAPLDMLKPHLHADGARRHLGLKYHRITGRNVPQNNKQAYIPALARQQAADDAGHFLNERIKQARMLRDTFDGRPPLVVSPYDAELYGHWWYEGPQFLDFFFRKAHFDQNTIECITPGDMLDSGVPIQEQMPAASSWGENGYYKVWLNEGNSWMYPYQHDAEKKMTEFANAAEDNEMNSRLLSQMARELLLAESSDWAFQIYQGTTVEYSSRRFRSHIQRFDMLAKMYTSGEIDELLLAEIESRDNIFAEVDWRHYRTKDD, encoded by the coding sequence ATGCCAGCAGGATATTTCAGCCTGATACTACACGCCCATCTGCCGTTCGTCAGGCATCCTGAATATCCCGAATTCCTTGAAGAAGATTGGCTCTACGAGGCGATCACAGAAGTTTATCTGCCGCTCGTTTTCATATTTCGATCGCTGCACGAAGCCGGCGCGATGCCGCGCCTTGCAATGAACCTCTCGCCGCCGCTTTGCGAGATGCTCGCCGACGAACTTCTCCAGACGCGATACACGCAACACCTCTCGAACTTGCTTGAACTTGCGGAAAAAGAAGAGCTTCGCACGCAAACCGAAGACACCGAGTTCAATGATGCGGCGAAAATGTACGTCGAGAACCTACGCGTGTCATACGACCTTTGGGACAACCGCTATGGACGCGACCTGCTCAACGCCTTTCGCGAGCTGAACGACGAAGGTGTCATCGAGATCATAACGTGCTGCGCAACACACGGCTTTTTGCCGCTAGTTTCGACACAAGAGGCACGCCGCGCACAGATCGAGGTCGCGGCGGCAAATTATAAGAAGCACTTTGGCCGCAGCCCGCGCGGCATCTGGCTTGCCGAATGTGCGTACGAGCCGGGTGTTGAGGTGCTGCTGAAAGAGGCCGGCATCGAATACTTTATTGCCGACACGCATGCGATCCTTTACGGCGAGCCGAGGCCGCGTTACGGCGTTCATGCCCCCGTCGTAACACCGAACGGCGTCGCTGTTTTTGCACGTGATGTCGAAACGAGCCAGCAGGTATGGTCGGCCGAAAGCGGCTATCCGGGCAATGATGTTTATCGCGAATTTTATCGAGATATCGGCTGGGACGCGCCTCTGGATATGCTGAAGCCGCATCTGCACGCGGACGGAGCACGTCGGCATTTGGGGCTCAAATATCACCGGATCACAGGCCGCAACGTCCCGCAGAATAACAAGCAGGCATACATTCCCGCGTTGGCTCGGCAGCAAGCCGCAGATGATGCCGGACACTTTCTGAACGAGCGTATCAAACAGGCCCGGATGCTCCGCGACACGTTCGACGGACGCCCGCCGCTCGTCGTTTCGCCGTACGATGCCGAATTGTACGGCCATTGGTGGTATGAAGGCCCGCAGTTCCTCGATTTCTTTTTCCGAAAGGCACATTTCGATCAGAACACCATCGAGTGCATCACGCCGGGCGATATGCTCGACAGCGGCGTGCCTATTCAAGAACAGATGCCGGCAGCATCAAGCTGGGGCGAGAACGGCTACTACAAGGTGTGGCTCAACGAAGGCAATTCTTGGATGTACCCATATCAGCATGATGCTGAAAAGAAGATGACCGAATTCGCGAACGCCGCCGAAGATAACGAAATGAACTCGCGCCTGCTCAGCCAAATGGCTCGCGAACTTCTGCTCGCCGAGTCGTCGGATTGGGCGTTCCAGATCTATCAGGGCACGACCGTCGAGTACTCGAGCCGGCGCTTCCGCTCGCATATTCAGCGGTTCGATATGCTTGCAAAAATGTACACGTCGGGCGAGATCGATGAACTGCTGCTTGCCGAGATCGAGTCGCGCGACAATATCTTTGCCGAGGTGGATTGGCGGCATTACCGCACGAAAGATGATTGA
- a CDS encoding COX15/CtaA family protein produces the protein MEKIELPASVRMAAFTRYAWATLFYNVIVILWGVFLRASKSGDGCGRHWLTCQGEVIPSAPELKALIEYSHRITSFFSLVSVVVLVIWAFRRFGKGDRVRRSAVGALIFVVTEALVGAGLVLTGNTAETLTNARPFWMAGHLLNTFILLGFLTSTAWFAKNGRTVNLLRPGKYAAMLAAIALGITVIGMAGSLTALSEMLFPAESLLHGIDQDLSSASHILVRLRLLHPILSVVISVFVIFAAGWLARESGRDRSTVRWSNAITGLLIFQIFFGGATLLTLAPIVMQVGHLLIADLIWVSCVLLALSFYAAPATEAGGG, from the coding sequence ATGGAAAAGATCGAATTACCTGCATCCGTCCGCATGGCCGCGTTCACGCGATACGCTTGGGCGACACTATTTTATAACGTCATCGTTATTCTTTGGGGCGTATTTCTTCGCGCGTCGAAATCAGGCGACGGCTGCGGCCGGCATTGGCTTACCTGCCAAGGCGAGGTGATACCTTCGGCACCCGAATTAAAGGCCCTTATAGAATATTCGCATCGTATAACCAGTTTCTTCTCGCTTGTGTCGGTCGTGGTGCTGGTAATTTGGGCATTTCGCAGATTCGGTAAAGGCGACCGCGTACGAAGATCGGCGGTCGGTGCTCTTATCTTTGTCGTAACTGAAGCGCTTGTGGGTGCGGGCCTTGTTCTGACCGGCAACACGGCGGAGACCCTAACGAACGCAAGGCCATTCTGGATGGCAGGCCATTTGCTGAACACATTCATTCTGCTTGGCTTTCTGACGTCAACTGCGTGGTTCGCAAAAAACGGCCGCACTGTGAACCTCCTGCGCCCCGGCAAATACGCGGCAATGCTCGCCGCCATTGCTCTCGGCATAACGGTCATCGGAATGGCTGGGTCGCTCACGGCACTTTCCGAAATGTTATTCCCTGCCGAAAGCCTTTTGCACGGCATTGATCAGGATCTTTCATCCGCATCGCACATTCTTGTCCGCTTGCGGCTGCTGCATCCGATATTGTCGGTCGTGATCAGCGTATTTGTGATCTTTGCCGCCGGTTGGCTTGCCCGCGAGAGCGGGCGCGACCGCAGCACCGTTCGCTGGTCGAACGCGATCACGGGCCTGCTTATCTTTCAGATCTTCTTTGGTGGGGCGACACTGCTCACGCTCGCACCCATAGTTATGCAGGTCGGTCATCTGCTGATCGCTGACCTTATTTGGGTCTCGTGTGTATTGCTGGCACTAAGTTTTTATGCGGCGCCGGCAACAGAAGCGGGCGGCGGGTAG
- a CDS encoding DUF4912 domain-containing protein, translating to MAKSTESTTSKKRAKKAETAPVDPFAETADGTPAEPVKKPKAARTASSAKPASADASKPGRTRTAVKAAAAKDIGEPKSVRKKARKTIALEIDPFADVADTAPPMPKKAVKKSPAKRTVKTKKAAVAVIEPPVLPEPEVELSPVFLALRDVTLPELERENRAQLLVQSPTRIYFYWSVRANPWQQLKGIFGNDLGSYTLVVKLTDLTDGSEQIDRCDAEGNWWFTTEPDHEYRAEIGFYAVNRPYFRIIYSNQVRTPRRSPSTHPSTESRWTISATKFAEVLDASGFSRDAYDVAMAGDDVAAAENTTHTAFRQFIGNSAADLSKISADDIRYVMLALASGVAVHELNGRISPALFAMLQASAKNVGKSSARAALKEHFEIDGSEWHEEEAVPVVFGSSLVNFPKTLKPRKAALSSPRYNPVSSHSLRQ from the coding sequence AACGGCGCCTGTTGACCCGTTTGCTGAAACAGCGGACGGTACTCCTGCCGAGCCTGTCAAAAAGCCGAAGGCCGCAAGAACGGCAAGCTCGGCCAAGCCCGCTTCGGCCGACGCGTCGAAGCCGGGTCGCACACGCACTGCTGTAAAAGCGGCAGCGGCTAAAGATATTGGGGAGCCAAAGAGCGTTCGCAAGAAGGCTCGTAAAACAATTGCACTTGAGATCGATCCTTTTGCAGATGTTGCGGACACAGCACCGCCGATGCCGAAAAAGGCTGTGAAAAAGTCCCCTGCAAAGCGTACGGTAAAAACAAAAAAGGCGGCTGTTGCGGTGATCGAGCCGCCGGTGTTGCCGGAGCCGGAAGTCGAACTTTCGCCCGTGTTTCTCGCCCTTCGCGATGTTACGCTGCCCGAATTGGAACGCGAAAATCGTGCACAGCTGCTTGTTCAATCGCCGACGCGCATTTATTTCTACTGGTCTGTTCGGGCAAATCCCTGGCAGCAGCTCAAAGGTATTTTCGGTAATGATCTCGGCAGCTACACTCTTGTGGTAAAGCTCACCGACCTGACCGACGGCTCCGAGCAGATCGACCGCTGCGATGCCGAGGGCAATTGGTGGTTCACTACCGAACCTGATCACGAATACCGGGCCGAGATCGGCTTCTACGCCGTCAACAGGCCCTATTTCCGCATCATTTACTCGAATCAGGTACGCACGCCGCGCCGCAGCCCGAGTACGCACCCTTCGACCGAATCACGCTGGACCATCTCGGCGACAAAATTTGCCGAAGTGCTTGATGCATCAGGCTTTTCGCGCGACGCGTACGATGTCGCGATGGCAGGCGATGACGTGGCGGCGGCTGAGAATACGACACACACGGCATTTCGGCAGTTCATCGGAAACTCAGCGGCCGACCTCAGCAAGATATCGGCGGATGATATTCGCTATGTAATGCTGGCACTCGCATCCGGCGTTGCAGTTCACGAGCTTAACGGCCGCATCAGCCCGGCACTGTTCGCGATGCTGCAGGCCAGTGCTAAGAATGTCGGAAAGTCCTCGGCACGCGCTGCGCTGAAAGAACACTTCGAGATCGACGGCAGCGAGTGGCACGAAGAAGAAGCGGTGCCGGTCGTATTCGGCTCAAGCCTCGTCAATTTCCCGAAGACGTTAAAGCCGCGAAAGGCCGCATTGTCGTCGCCGCGATACAATCCTGTCAGCTCGCACAGCCTGCGGCAGTAG
- a CDS encoding NAD+ synthase — protein sequence MKVTIGQINTTNGDIAGNVKKIIDAIERAKADRSDLVVFPEISTHGYTSQDWFEDPDIINNAAHALDEIIPATKGIAAIVGTIRMNDSADGRRIFNSAAVIADGKLLGMADKTLLPEYDVFDDPRWFEPNHAPHRLFDIAGIRTGVVVCEDLWNDKTFWDDRLYSSDPADEAIALGAELLVSINASPYNKGKIRLRCEMVAHRARTQAIPIVFVNLIGGNDGIIFDGASLIADEEGDIILQAAAFEEFVESVELDVRKPDTRGITGGETASVTDALVLGIRDYAHKNGFKKAVLGLSGGMDSALVAALAAQALGPENVLCVMMPSPFSSEGSVRDSEELIRNLGCDSRIEPISDAFEVLIKQLGLSKPSRGGESLAAENLQSRLRGVILMAISNSEGRLLLATGNKSELAVGYCTLYGDTNGGIAVLGDVLKTEVWAIARDINRRAGREVIPGKIIEKRPSAELAPNQFDQDSLPPYELMDPILQMYFEQKAAPEAIIAAGHDKELVYSILNRVEHPANEFKRRQLPPPLIVSKNAIGVGRRRPVTHKYRR from the coding sequence ATGAAAGTTACGATCGGCCAGATCAACACGACCAACGGCGACATCGCAGGCAACGTCAAAAAGATCATTGATGCGATCGAACGTGCAAAGGCCGACAGATCTGACCTTGTCGTCTTTCCTGAGATATCCACTCACGGCTACACTTCGCAGGATTGGTTCGAGGATCCCGATATCATCAATAACGCAGCTCACGCCTTGGATGAGATCATTCCGGCGACAAAAGGAATCGCTGCGATAGTCGGCACCATTCGAATGAATGACAGCGCTGACGGCCGCCGTATATTCAATTCCGCGGCTGTAATAGCGGACGGCAAATTGCTCGGTATGGCAGATAAGACACTGCTGCCCGAGTACGACGTTTTTGATGATCCGCGATGGTTCGAGCCGAACCACGCACCGCACCGCCTTTTTGACATTGCGGGTATCAGAACAGGCGTCGTTGTCTGTGAGGACCTTTGGAACGACAAGACCTTTTGGGATGACCGCCTCTACAGTAGCGACCCTGCCGATGAGGCCATAGCCCTCGGAGCCGAACTTCTGGTCTCCATAAATGCGTCGCCGTACAACAAGGGCAAAATACGGCTTCGATGCGAAATGGTCGCCCATCGTGCACGCACACAGGCCATACCGATCGTTTTTGTCAATCTCATCGGCGGCAACGACGGGATCATCTTTGACGGAGCGAGCCTCATTGCCGATGAAGAAGGCGACATTATCCTGCAGGCGGCGGCTTTTGAGGAATTTGTCGAAAGCGTCGAACTTGACGTACGCAAGCCGGATACACGCGGCATCACGGGCGGCGAGACAGCCTCCGTTACAGATGCGCTCGTGCTCGGCATACGCGATTACGCACACAAGAACGGCTTTAAGAAGGCCGTACTCGGACTGAGCGGCGGAATGGACTCCGCTCTTGTTGCAGCCCTTGCGGCACAGGCACTCGGGCCGGAGAACGTACTCTGCGTAATGATGCCTTCGCCCTTCTCATCGGAAGGCAGCGTGCGTGACAGCGAGGAACTAATCCGCAATCTCGGCTGCGACAGCCGCATCGAACCGATCTCCGATGCATTTGAAGTGCTTATCAAACAGCTTGGCCTCAGCAAACCTTCACGCGGCGGCGAAAGCCTTGCGGCCGAGAACCTGCAATCGCGGCTCCGCGGCGTGATCCTGATGGCGATATCGAATTCCGAAGGCCGCCTGCTGCTGGCGACCGGCAATAAGAGCGAACTTGCGGTCGGCTACTGCACGCTCTACGGCGACACGAACGGCGGAATTGCGGTGCTCGGCGACGTGCTTAAAACAGAAGTATGGGCGATCGCGCGTGACATCAACCGACGGGCCGGACGCGAGGTCATTCCAGGCAAGATCATTGAGAAGCGTCCGTCGGCCGAACTGGCGCCGAACCAGTTCGATCAGGACAGCCTGCCGCCCTACGAACTGATGGATCCGATCCTACAGATGTATTTTGAACAAAAGGCGGCACCCGAGGCTATCATTGCCGCCGGGCATGATAAGGAGCTTGTCTATTCGATACTGAATAGAGTTGAGCATCCGGCGAACGAATTCAAACGGCGGCAATTACCGCCGCCGCTCATCGTCTCAAAGAATGCGATAGGCGTCGGCCGCCGGCGTCCCGTAACGCACAAATACCGCCGCTAG
- a CDS encoding AAA family ATPase, whose amino-acid sequence MKQESAKKKENGETGILLDPDRKSPRAAEFEDKLSAQIVGQERAVRRMSGLFQIYLAGMNNPTRPIGTMLFLGPTGSGKTRVVEAAAEVLFNDPYAVVKIDCAEFQHSHEIAKLIGSPPGYLGHRETSPMLTQENLDKAHTEDTKLTFVLFDEIEKASDSLWQLLLGILDKATLTLGDNRRVDFSRTIVIMTSNLGAREMSEMISGGIGFAPTKADKAKEDNEIDSKIYRTALEAAKRKFSPEFMNRIDKVVVFRSLKEHHLRQILDIELKAVQSRITESAGTKFIFECTEKAKDFLLGEGIDLKYGARHLKRAIERFLVYPLSNLVATEQLRTGDFVIVDFDESREGLIFRKQEGKMIIADPAEEWVEQTPLESADAAGMPLPQAQPATALSRSQGENNES is encoded by the coding sequence ATGAAGCAGGAATCGGCAAAGAAAAAAGAGAACGGCGAGACAGGGATCTTACTCGACCCTGACCGAAAAAGCCCTCGTGCGGCTGAGTTCGAAGATAAGCTCAGCGCTCAGATCGTCGGCCAGGAGCGCGCCGTCCGGCGTATGAGCGGCCTGTTCCAGATCTATCTTGCGGGAATGAATAACCCGACACGGCCGATCGGAACGATGCTCTTCCTCGGGCCGACCGGCTCGGGCAAGACGCGTGTTGTCGAGGCTGCTGCGGAAGTGCTATTTAACGACCCTTATGCGGTCGTAAAGATCGACTGTGCCGAATTCCAGCATTCGCATGAGATCGCCAAACTCATCGGCTCGCCTCCGGGATATCTCGGCCACCGCGAGACCTCGCCGATGCTTACGCAGGAGAACCTCGACAAGGCCCACACTGAAGATACGAAACTCACGTTCGTGCTTTTTGACGAGATCGAAAAGGCCTCAGACTCGCTTTGGCAGCTCCTGCTCGGCATTCTCGACAAAGCAACCCTTACACTCGGCGATAATCGGCGTGTCGATTTCTCAAGAACCATCGTCATCATGACATCGAACCTGGGCGCCCGCGAAATGTCTGAGATGATCTCCGGCGGCATCGGCTTTGCACCGACCAAAGCCGATAAAGCAAAGGAAGACAACGAGATCGACAGCAAGATCTATCGTACGGCTCTCGAAGCGGCCAAGCGGAAATTCTCGCCCGAGTTCATGAACCGCATCGATAAGGTGGTTGTTTTCCGCAGCCTCAAGGAACATCATCTTCGCCAGATCCTCGACATCGAGCTTAAGGCCGTGCAGTCGCGCATCACTGAATCGGCGGGGACGAAATTCATCTTTGAATGTACCGAGAAGGCAAAGGATTTCCTGCTCGGCGAAGGCATCGACCTTAAATATGGTGCACGCCATTTGAAGCGTGCGATCGAGCGATTTCTTGTCTATCCGCTCTCAAATCTTGTAGCGACCGAGCAACTCCGTACAGGCGACTTCGTCATCGTTGATTTTGACGAAAGCCGCGAAGGCCTGATCTTCAGAAAGCAGGAAGGTAAGATGATAATTGCCGACCCCGCAGAAGAGTGGGTCGAGCAAACGCCGCTTGAGAGCGCCGATGCCGCAGGCATGCCGCTGCCGCAGGCACAGCCGGCAACAGCACTTTCACGCTCGCAAGGCGAGAATAACGAGAGCTGA
- a CDS encoding TlyA family RNA methyltransferase produces the protein MKKERIDKLLVSAGMADSRTKAQAMVMAGVVLVNERRVEKPSESFAPDAAIRIKGVSRESKYASRAGLKLEAALEQFRIDPAGLHCIDIGSSTGGFTDCLLQHGGASVTAIDSGTNQLIWRLRSDPRVEVRENTNARELKPEDFIRRFDIAVMDVSFISVKMLLTAVMELLKPEGLLIVLIKPQFEVGRGEVGKGGIVREAEKHERVVAEVNDFAARLGLFRAGLIDSPILGAEGNKEFLALYRLDP, from the coding sequence GTGAAAAAGGAACGCATCGATAAACTACTTGTATCTGCCGGAATGGCGGATTCGCGAACAAAGGCACAGGCGATGGTCATGGCAGGCGTGGTGCTGGTCAATGAACGCCGTGTCGAGAAACCGTCAGAGAGTTTCGCCCCTGATGCGGCGATACGGATCAAAGGCGTCTCACGCGAATCAAAATACGCGAGCCGCGCAGGTTTGAAACTCGAAGCCGCGCTGGAGCAGTTCCGTATCGATCCGGCAGGGCTTCACTGCATCGACATAGGCTCATCGACAGGCGGTTTTACCGATTGCCTTTTGCAGCACGGTGGCGCTTCGGTCACTGCCATCGACAGCGGTACGAACCAGCTTATTTGGCGGCTTCGCAGCGATCCGCGCGTCGAGGTACGCGAAAATACGAATGCTCGCGAACTCAAGCCCGAGGACTTTATCCGGCGGTTCGATATCGCGGTAATGGACGTCTCCTTTATCTCGGTCAAGATGCTGCTTACCGCCGTTATGGAATTGCTGAAGCCGGAAGGTCTGTTGATCGTTCTGATCAAGCCGCAGTTCGAGGTCGGCCGCGGCGAGGTAGGCAAGGGCGGCATCGTCCGTGAGGCAGAGAAGCACGAGCGTGTTGTCGCAGAGGTGAACGATTTCGCCGCTCGCCTCGGGCTGTTCCGCGCCGGGCTGATCGATTCGCCGATCTTGGGGGCCGAAGGGAATAAGGAATTTCTGGCACTTTATCGCCTCGATCCTTGA